ctcacgatcaggagttgggctcctggagaattggtcagtgtgatggctgcggctagctggctgcccttgtttggtcatcaagctgagtccctggggagaatgacgacgaggaggtgttcggtccacaatCTTTCCTTTCTTCACATTCGGGgaagatataccctcgcggggaggggagacatggtctcttttTCTGCCAGGTTGCTCGATCCTCTCaagggcaggtcgtcgttgtcTGACAGTTTCCTGACGAGGAGGGGATGAAGAAGTAGGAGCtctcctcgggggagagttATTCCTTGAGAATCGCTGGTTCCTTTCCAAGCGATCAAGTCTCATattctgctcgtccattcggcgGTTCTGGCCCTGgagagcttcggtggtttgctttagggcagctatgagtgctgctagttcggcattggtaactgaagcagTGGACAAGTCGGTTTCTGCTGATCTACCCTGCTCGGACTGAGGGCGCTTCcctgcctgcttctcagtcaagacgaccaGGTCGCCGtcctcagaagtccaggaagtttcctgcccgtctctagggtcagactcggggagggcctggaggtcagtgatgagaACAGGAGGCAGACGGGGAGAAGAaggaggagcagcgtcctcaacgtcattgttgaaatgagatgcactggccatgatgaaaaagtgattgattggttttgctctttggtttacttgctcgaaacaaagaaggggagaactcagatccccacagtcggcgccactgatcttaactgttgatcagaacaggtaggaggccagctggaagtccgttgagcaggtggtaggaagcaatccgagcagatgatccacggaggggggggttgtacctgcaggtgctccgatgccaaagtcagacaaggaatatAGAGAGCAAAGAGGTACTTAGAGGgaggttagagagagagagtaattgtgataatgaatagtgtctaccttgctctcccatgagggagagtatttatagcccccagctctgggccaaaggtcctcttagtgggctggattagccaaggcccattaagagggactgccaagatattacccttagatagtgggtagagtagtaattttaccctatcttggttgagaggttgtgccatgctgacatggcggtgattgggcaagccatgtggactttgtgagggtctaggtggactagcattagtctagtccagaacagtgAGAAATACAGGTGTGGATTAGTCTGAGTCACTGTGTCACACGTTACTAGTTTTGACCGTCTATTTTGAATTAATATCTGAAATTAGTTGAACCGTCGGATCTCATGTTAGTGATTGAGATTACTTATAATGTGAAATTGCTAACAAGTGTCTTTTTTTCGTTGAAAACGACAAATGTTAAacttaaaaaagttgaatacacaaattttcaatttaaaaaaagaaaacttttcAATTCAAAATTTCCATAAATTATCAACGcattaaattgaaaattctaCAAAAAAACACTCCTGAGTGGGTTAAAATTGcgagtttgtgaaagttagcgGACAAAAttgctattatgaaagttaaggtggcaaaatcgcaagtttgtgaaatTTAGAAGgcaaaaaatgcaatttacatcaactttcaataaatttagtcaattttattaatttcctTAATTTACGCATAGGAGTCCTATACAAATACAAGTACTAGTATGCTTCTTTGACTCTGTTTTGTAACTTGTGTCCTTCTTGGGATCTTTTTTCTTTGACTACCGATAATTGTAATGCACTAAGTACACTTAATTAATAGTACCACTTCTGCTTCCTACGTTACTCAACAAGAATACTATCAGTACTTATATAAGTAGTTATGCAGGGATGCTTCTGTTCTGTGTATATGTGTTCTTATAGAGTTAGTAGAGAAGGAGAATCAAGAATCAAATGATGAGATATATGAGAAATTTACATGGAAGATTGACAACTTCTCTCGCTTAACCAACAAAGTTTACCACGAGCATTTTGTCCTAGCTGGCTATCCTTGGTTTGTATTTGaattatgaatgaataaattACCATATATTGTGTATGTGTTTTGAtcttattttgttttgctttaGGAGAGTTAATCTGTATCCATTGGGGATCCATGTAGTGAAATCCTTATCAATTTATTTGGAGGCTATGCAAACTGCCAATATGTCTCAGGGATGGAGCAGAGATGTCAAATTTAAGTTGATTGTATTTGATCAACTTAATACCAACAGAACAATCACAAAAGGTGTTTTTTATTCCCCACTCCAAATGGTCAACATTATTTGTACcaatacttatttattttagtgttttttttttcggtttttttAGAGAAAGGAGCTCGGGTAATCCAGAGTTGTAGGTGCAGGGCATAGTGATGCTTGTTTTATTTGacttttttatatgtttataaattCATAGTGATATTCTCTCATTTTCGTTTCTAAGACTATATATCGACTCaattctaaaacaaaaaaaaaaagactatacTGACTCGTGACGCTTAAATTTGCCAGATTTTGATCATGAGTTCAATGCAAAAGTGAATGATAAGGGCTCAAAATCTTTCATGACGTTAACTGAGCTTCATAATCCTAACAATGGATTTCTTGTGAAGGATACTTGTATTATTGGTGTAGAAGTTTTTGTTCGTAAATCAACACATGAGAAACGAGTAAACCAAACGGTTAACTTAACTACATCCCTTGAAAGTCATCAAACTGGGCATATGGAAGTGGAAACACATTCACCATTCAGAGATGCTGATGATGCAGAGTTGGTGTTTACTCTGTTGGGGAGAGTTCTTCATTTCCTAAACATTAGAAAAGTGAAAGACATGAATGAACAAGCTTGTAAGGAACTTCAAGATTTATGGGATGAACTTGTGGAATTTAGATATGATCTTACTTGGCTCGAGCCACGTGTTCAATCGGCTTTGGGAATGAAAAGTTACGTCGAGAGAGCTATGGAAGTAGAAAAGCTGAAAGAGAATGTGGTAGTTCTAAAGCTGGAAACAGAGAGGCTAGAGGCAAAGTTGGTTGCTGCTGAGGTAAATCTTGAAGTTGAAAGAGAATTGTTGAAAGAAAAAGGATTCAAGGAAATGGATTTAGATTCTAAATTGGGATGTGGGAGTTGGAGACCATAGACTTGTTTTTAGTCcaaaaatttgaagaaagaACCAAAAGTGAATAGTTTTGAAATGGAGAACAAATTTTTGTGAGTggtaacataaaaacttatttatttgtaaaagcTGTTTTACATAAGTTAAAAAAGGATCCGTTTGACTTAACTTACTTTTTagcttatgtaatttttatgtatttttttctaGAATTTTTCAGTGGGTATCATCCATgtgttgttttggtttttgtgtttgtctcatgtttttcttcttttgggagTACTCCCGGTACTCCTCTTTGTTTGTGATCTTCTGCATTATTTTACAAACGATTTAAAATTTTCGTTAAAGTATTATTGAGCAGTGTaatattactcaaatgttacaacggtgtaatttgatcctcctcgtatatatatttgtcattaaaaaaaaactgttctGAATTTAACTATGCATTTTTTCACTACTTTTTTAAAATGCTTTTTACGAATTCTCCAACCCAAATAAATATGTTAGTATTTGTGACGGGTAATAAAATCAATTTctgttaaataaaaatgattttaagttttttgatTCTGGTCCGGCAGAGTTTGTAGAAATGGAGAATAAAAAATCAACTAAGACATTTGAGAAATTTACTTGGAAGATTGAAAACTTCTCTCGCCTGACCGAGCAAGTTTACCACGAGCATTTTGTCCTAGCCGGCTATCCATGGTCCGTAATCGAACAAACCAAAGTTAACCAGCTAGTGTACTCTCTTTTATACATTTGTGTTTTACTcgtatttgtttttaatttaggACGCTTGATCTGTATCCAAAGGGGGCCGACAATGAAAACAACTACTTGACTATTTGTTTGAAGGCTACAAAAACTGCTAATATGTCTGAGGGATGGAGAAGAGATGCGAAATTTAAGTTGCTTCTATTCAATCAAGTCCACACCTATAAAACAATAACAAGAGGTATTTTGTAGGGTTAAACATTGATCgaaattttatttcttcttaGTAATTCATTTGATAATGTTATAtgctttcatttttttcttttcatttgatACATGAATTTGACAGAATTTAACCATAAGTTCAACGCACAAGATAATAATCAGGGTGTAAATTATTTCATGAGGTTACCTGAGCTTAGAGATCCTAAATGCGAATTTTTGTGAAGGATACTTGTATCATTGGTGTAGAAATTTTTGTTTCTAAGTCAATGCTTGAGAAACAAGTAAACCATACAGTTAACTTAATTGAGCAAACGAAAGTCCAAGTCCCAAGTCCAACGCCCGAAGGCCGAGGCCTAATAAATCTGGAAAGTATTTTACCATTTTCTTCAGAGTCAGTGTTTGCTGCAGTGGGGAGAGTTCTTTATTTCCTTAAAACGAGAAAAGTGAAAGACATGAATGCACAAGCTTGTAAGGATCTTCAAGTTTTATGGGATGAACTTCAGAAATTTCAATTTGATCTCACTTGGCTAGAGCCTCATGTTCAATCTGCCTTAGAAATGAAAAGTTATGCGGAGAGAGCTATGCAAGTACAAAAACTAAAGGATAGTTTGGTAGTTTTAAAGCTGGAAACGAAGAAGCTCGAGGAAAAGTTGGTTGCTGCTGAGTTCAATCTTTATGTAGAATGTGATTTGTTGAAAGCAAAAGGAATCAAAGAAAATCCAGACTCTGAATTGGGACGTAGGAGTTGGATACCATATAGCCTCTAGCTAAATTTGGATTGATTTCAATATCttcatcaatttatttttacaagtattatataaaaatgtgtttttgacATGATTAACATATCAAACCTTATTGATCTTATATGTGTATTGTGTTGGAATATACTATTTCCACCcttctaattaattttatttgcatGTTTTTAGAGATATTGAGAGGAATGAGAGAGATGTAGAGGAGAGTGAATGAAATGATCCAATTTCCTGCGCCACATGCGAACTCTCTTCTTTGTTCTTCACCCTAACTCACATGTGTTCCTTTTCATATATGGTCTCCCACTCCTTTCCGGCTCCGCCCCTAACTGCACCCACCGCCTTGTTGCACCACCCACCACGTACACCACGTTCCTTCAACTTGtatcttttaaattagaaaatgGAAGTTTAGAAAAATTGACTATTTTTTCAAGATGATCAAAAGTTCATTCATGAGaatgaaaaagatgaaaaaattaTACCACCTGCATCTGAACATGTTAATGTACAAAGAATTGAAAGACACAGATGAAGTTTTGCATTCTCTAATTTGGCGATATCCACCAAATcaacaagataaaataaaaaggctattattgatgattttaaaTCGCACTCAACACCTAgccatatactccctccgtcccaaaatataagggaaaattggtcaaagaaatttgatgtatttggttaagaatttggactaaatacatcaactttggtTGACCAATATTCCCTTATATTTTTGATTATGTGCTTAAGTCTCACCCGAATATTTTATTTAGTCTAGCACTCTAGCTTGCCACTGACAAAATGTACACATTAAATATCCCACTACAAgcttttctttctctctattttttCGGTTCGTAGACGAAGTAACAATTATCattatactctctccgtccatttttataagaatttttccaaaaataacggatattaagaaaagttgttggagtaataattttatttaacttgTGTGAGACTATTTAACTTGTGAACATAATGGTTATAACAATCCATCTAGAACTCCTATTGATGACTTCAATGACTGGACTGATTCCAATCATCTCATTCACTTTCTTACTAAAGGCGCTTTTTTCACATGGTCTAATAGAAGATCGGGTAATAGACACACTGAGAGGAGACTAGACAAATCAATTTGCAATCAAGCTTGGTTAGATTTTGTACTTCCATTGATTGCTCAACTCTTGTGAAGCACAGATCCGACCACTATCCTTTGTTACTAGAATTCAGTCAACACAATCATAGGTTTTATCTAACTTTAAATTCATGAAAATGTGGTCTATGCATGAGGATTGTAAAAATGTGATATCTCAATGTTGGAATGAAATAGCAGAAGTTGGATGTCCAATGTATGTCTTGAACTCCAAGTTAAAGAGATTGAAGGCTAAGCTCAAGATTTGGAATAAAGAAATCTTTGGTAACGTTCACTCTCATGTTAAGGATGCAAAGGCTCATCTTCAAAGTATACGGGTATGAggaattacccgcaaaaatgaacgggtatgagtgcgggtacgggtaccttagtacccaccccgccgcatacccgcataatatatatttatttattttatttatattattatattataatatatgtaaataatttaaaacaatacaactctactaaactattatatatttttaataaaaaagtttatttataacataatataaaaataatgtgaatatttaacataaatatgaacgttaacataaagttagtaataattttgtttataattttcattagtcaatattaaaatctttatttattttttttaattctattaaaattatatgatattttataattgatcaatttatttttagtaaaaatgcgggtaacgagTATGAGTATGGGTACCTGAGTATGGGGACGGGAgaaaaagttgttacccacgcgagTATAGGGATGGGTActggtattttttcaatccgcgggtatgaGGATGGGTACTAAAGTACCCTACCAATTGCCATCCCTATAGAGGAAGTAATGTATAAACCGACAATCTCACATGTACTCCTACAACTACAACTATAAGATCTTACGAAATAGGGAGTAGTATAAAGTTTTCTTTATACATGAGGAAATTGTCAAAAAAGTGGTTGATATACGAATTAAATTTCCAGTAAGAAATTAAAGAGATCCATGAACTTCCTCATGTATTCAAATTAACATGGCCAATAAATTGGTATCTCAATGATACTCTCTATTTTTGTAAGTTGTGCCTTCCTCGAGAGCTAGGTCGCTctttattgtttattaatactccTTATGTTGTAATCTTACTTTCTTATTTAAGTTAATGTGCAGAGCTACCATATTGATGACTGCTACGGGACTCTAAGTGTGTAAATTATGAACTTTATTTTGTTCTTATTGCAGTTTCCCAGTTGTTTTATTCAAGTGCTTTTATGAACTTTCCAAACCAAATTTgttcttttaaataaaatttatacttaTTTTTGTGTATGTGTGTTCTAGCAGAGTTTGGAGATATGGAGCGTGGACAATCGAGTGTTGAGAAATATGAGAAATTCACATGGAAGATTGAGAACTTCTCTCGCTTTAACATTCGTGAGGAGGTTTACTCAGAACCGTTTGTCCTTGGCGGCTATCCATGGTATAGTATTACTGTTTTGATCAATGCGCTCTTTAACACAATTTAGATTTCTGTTTTTTGATCtgatttggttttggtttaggaTGATTAGTCTGTTTCCAAGGGGGGATGGCATAGATGACCACTTATCAATTTATTTGGAGGCTGTGCAAATGCAAACTAACTATGCCAATATGTCAAATGGATGGAGCAGAGATGTGAAATTTAAATTGGTTGTATTCAATCAGCTTGATAGTTACATGAACATCACTCTAACAGATGGTGATTTATTCTTCCCTTCTTTACAAAATGCTAGtatatattacatttttttcttctttcttttttgtatatataatgtGACGACTCTATCAACTGAGCTACACTTACATAgatgttatatttttaatgcctggaaatatgttttttttttttttatgtttcaatatATCAATAATTATGTGAACTTAACATATCATAATAGATGTGTtgcttttattttccttttcaacCAACTAAATTGACTCACTCGAATTTTCTAGGATCTAATGATAAGTTCAATTCAAGTGCGACTTCCTTGGGTTACAAATCATGCATTACTTTAGATGAGCTTTATGATCCTAACAACGGGTTTATTGTGAACGATTCTTGTATTGTTGGTGCTGAAGTTTTTGTTTGCGAGTCAACACCTGATGAACCGGTCATTCAAGCCGCCAACCTATGTAGTACTTCTCCAACAGGGTATATAAAAGTGGAAGTCCCAATGCCAAATCCAGAAGTTGAAGGCTCAAAAGAAGATTCTACTAAAGATGCTGATGCAGAGTTGGTGTCTGCTGCATTGGGGAGAGTTCTTTATTTCCTTAAGACTAGAAAAGTGAAAGATATGAATGAACAAGCTTGTAAGGAACTTCAAGTTTTATGGGACGAGCTTAAGAAATTTCAATTTGATCTCACTTGGCTAGAGCCACATGTTCAATCTGCTTTAGGAATGAAAAGTTTTGTGGAGAAATCTCTACATGTTGAAAAGTTGAAGGAGGATATGGTAGTTCTAAAGGAAAAGTTGTCCTCTGCTGAGGTAAATCTTGATGGAGAAATAGACTTGTTGAAAGAAAAAGGTTTCAAAGAAATAGGTTTAGATTCTGAATTGGGATGTGGGAGTTGGAGACCATAGATTTATAGCTAAATTTGAATTGTTACCCCTCAAATTTATATGGATATTCTATTTATGCAAGATTACTTGGTTTCAGATCAGTTATTTAATTACCTtcccataaataatttttaaacaaattgGTTTCTTTATAGTTGGCATTGTATATGAAATGGTACTACTAGTAAGTTGCTTGAGGAAACAGAATTCCCAATTGCAGATCACATGGGTGATTAAACTGTGGCAAGAGGAAAATGTTtgataaacaaacacaaaaaacttattttttttcccaCATTCATAAAAGCACAGTCTGCGACATAGATAGTTTGGAATCCATACATAACATTACACCTAGATCCTGCGGCGCAGGAGGAAGGTTAGCAGAGAAGCCACGATAGCCATCAACATCGCTGATGTAAGCCTTCTTCGCAGCCTCCTCACTTCCAAGGACTGTGGTGAGGGTTTGGATGTAGAAATCCTTAGGGTCCTTGTCCCGGGGCTTCTCTTTGCTGCAGCAAGATGATGAATGGGGTCTTAAATCTTTCATGACATTAACCGAGCTTTGTGATCCTAAAAAAGGGTTTATTGTTAAGGATGGTTGTATTGTTGGTGTAGAAGTTTTTGTTTGCAAGGCAACACTTGAGAAACCAGTAAACCAAACAGAAAATGATGCAGAGTTGGTGTTTGCTGCATTAGGGAAAGTTCTTTATTTCCTTAAGACTAGAAAAGTAAAAGACATGAATGAACAAGCTTGTAAGGATGAATGCGGAGAGAGCTATGCAAGTAGAAAAACTAAAGGAGAATGTGGTAGTTCTAAAGCTGGAAACAGAGAAGCCTTGAGGTAAAGTTGGTTGCTGCTGAGGTAAATCTTGACATAGAAAGAGACTCGTTGAAAGCAAAAGGAATCAGAGAAATGGATTTAGATTCTGAATTGGGATGTGGGAGTTGGAGACCATAAAACTCTAGCTAAATTTGGATTGATTTTGACGTCATCaacgatttattttcaaaagtattatataaaaatgtgtttttaaCCTGATTAACATCTTTATTTTTGACTCGTCTGTGCTTGGAAAATCCACCCTCTATCCTACAATCAACGACACATGTAAGAGAAATTGTTAACATTTGAATGATTTTTCGATTTTCAAGTTGATATGTTGATTACATTTGTCTAGCTATACCTTTTAATTGATTAATAATTTAGTAAATGCATCATTGTTTCTATATCATCTgtacaattttatttatctGTTTGCATTAGCCAAATGAGTGACTCATTGTGGGACGGAGCGAGTAAATAACAACAAAGATTCATGCATACTAAAAAGCAGCAAATATGATTTTGCTTTAGGACCTGAAGTAACAGCTGGTTgtggcaagtctggtgccataACTCATTTGTTAGTAGCAGCAGGGATTGATCCTTGAATTATGGAACCAAAATTACCACCAAACTTTTAATTCTTGATGTGCTATTATAAGACATGGTATATGGTAAGTAGATCAGAAAAGAAAACAGATATTCATAGTTTCATACAATACTTTTAAAGATAAATCCTTGAAGACATTGAAATCAATTTAAATTTAGCTTAGAGATCTACGGACTTCAAACATATTCCAATTGAGAGTCTAAATCTATTTTTACGAAGCCTTTCGCTTTCAACAAGTTTGTTTCTGCGTCAAGATTTACCTCAGCTGCAAATGATTTTGCCTTTAGCCTCTCCATTCCAAGCTCGAGTACTACCATATTCTCCTTCAACTTTTCAGCCTCCAGAGCTTTCTCAACATAACTTTTCACTCCtaaagcatatttaacatggggCTCTAGCCAAGTAACATCAAATTGAAATTTCTTAAGCTCATCCCATAAAACTTGAAGTTCCTTACAAGCTTGATCATTCATGTCTTTCACTTTTCTTGTCTTAAGGAAATAGATAACTCTCCCTAATGCAGCAAACACTAACTCTACATCAGCTTGTTTAGTAGATTCATTGCAAACTACTTTAGAAACTGGTGAAAGAGTTTCAACATTTGTACCTTCAAGCTCTGGGACTGAGACTTCCACTTCAATGGCTTGACTTAAGGATACAGTTAATTTAACAGGttgatttacttttttttcatGGCTTGAATTGCAGACATAAACTTCAGCACCAACAATACAAGCATCATTTAAAATAAACCCCCTTTCGGGATCATGATCAGTTAACTCCATGAAAGATAGAAATCCCCAGTCTTCCTCCTTTGCACTGAAATCATGTCCATTTTCTGGAAAAATGAGAGCATTGTATCTGAAACTTGATTAAAGAAACATCTCTATGACATTAATAAGAAACTGAATTTCGGTACATGTTTTGATCTACTTAGGTTATGTACTAATTGCTTTCAACAATTTGTTAAACTGTATAATTATTGATGTACTTAAATGTTGAAAACATATTGTAAATCATCAAATATTGTTCGGTTTGCAAGGAGTGGAGAAGTAAAAAAACCTTCTTCTGAGATTATTGTCATGTTGGAATCAAGCTGATTCAATTGAAGCAACTTAAATTTGACAtgtatacaattaaaaatattaatcgtcaaagttatgcatcggcaTGCGTAACGCAGTCAACTGGCTCACTCAttgtgggacggagggagtagtaataAAGAATCTTCAATATTAGAATCAAAGACCAAATGTAGCAATATTTTCTCGGAACTTTTGCATTGTTctttttgaaacattaaattattttggaacaatttggattgacttatttttgagctttgaAACAacttaagcaaataaataagtttttatgcaatattataagtttttcaaggtagtttatgagaaaacaatttataaagacataatttttgttagtgaaaactttatttatttgcataaactatttttataagctcaaaaataggccaaattcaaacggaccctttatattattaaatgtaaACTTCTGATTTTAGATACcttaagccactagatttggtttagtggtgagggatttgagtCGTACATTATAGGTCCTGAGTTCaatccccagctcattgtaaacaaaaaaaaaaaaatttaaataccttaaaagttaaaatgtaCCGCGACCCTTTTacttataagcaaaaaaattaaaagagagtttttttttttaatatcatgagaataactaaaaaaaaaatcttgaaaaagataaatatttgtttttatcctATTATTCAGGACaagaaaaatgagtttttttttcccttataagcaaaaaaaaaaataaaaaatactagtaaCTCAACAAACTTTCATGCAACGGATGTAAATAGAGGGACTTTTGGTTTTCTggacatgaaaaaaaataaaaatgaaatccattgaattaattaaattacgATGGCCAATAAAACAACAATATTTATGTCCTTCTCatgtagggatggcaatgggtagggtatgggtagggtactatagtacccatccccgtACCCgtgaattgaaaaaatacccgtacccatccccatacccgcgtgggtaacaacttttgcccccgtccccataccctatgggtacctaggtccccatacccgtacccgttacccgcatttttactaaaaataaattgatcaattataaaatatcatataattttaatagaattaaaaaaatttcaaaatttttaatattgactaatgaaaattataaacaaaattattactaaccttatgttaaagttcatatttatgttaaacattcacattatttttatattatgttataaataaacatttttattaaaaatatgtaatagtttagtagagttttaaattgatttacatatattataatataataatataaataaaataaataaatacatattatgcgggtatggggcggggtgggtactaaggtacccgtacccgcacccatacccgttcatttttgcgggtaattacccatacccgtgcccgtacccaaaatgcgggtttttaccctacccgtcgtaggtaatttttgcgggtaccctctgggtatgggtcaaatttcCATCCCTATTCTCATGCTCTTTATTTTTGTAAGTTGTGCATTCCTCGGGAGTTAAGTCGCTTTTACTGGTAATTGTAATCTTACCACTTCTGCTGTTTCTTACGTTACTCAATGATCTTTATTTCTGTATAAATAGCTGTGCAGTGCCATCACCCCTATATTGTTCTTTATTTGTGCATTCTGTCGTTCGTTACAATTCACACTAATGTAAATGCTTTTTGGTTTTTAGACTATTTTTCCCATTtgttctttaaataaaaaataacgttgcaattttttttatgttactgTACAGTTTGTAGAAATGGAGCATCAAGAAACAAGTGTTGAGATGTTTGAGAAGTTTACCTGGAAGATTACAAACTTCTCTCAATTGAATACTGTTTGGAAAATTTATTCTGAGCCTTTTGTCCTTGGTGGTTATCCATGGTATAGAAGTATAATTAGAATCAATGTCTTCTGTTAAAATTCCGTACAATTTATTGGATATATGTAGATGcactctttgattttttttcttcatgttatTCAATTGGTTTTGATTTAGGAGGATTCATCTCTATTCTAACAGATGCCAAAAAGATGCAAACTTAACAATTTATTTGGAGGCCGTGCAAATGGAAATTATTGTGGATGATGATGAGCCTAGGAGATTGTCATACATTATGTACGAGGAAAATTGGAGCAGAGAGGTGAAATATAGGGTAGTTTTATTCAACCAGCTTGATACCAACAGAACAATCACAggaggtaaaaaaaaatagtgtaaacTTCCTGGAAATATATTGTTATGATTATGTAATTACTttaacagaatttttttttttttgttgacagcCCTTTAACAGAAAATTTAATAAAACGACATAAGAAAGTTTAATAGTAACGTGGTCCACAAATCCTAACTCAACCGGCAAAATGTAAGGAATCATATATAGGCCCTAGAGAATATAATAACCCAAGTTGCATTAGTTAAGTTAGGTGATTAATCATG
This genomic interval from Trifolium pratense cultivar HEN17-A07 linkage group LG6, ARS_RC_1.1, whole genome shotgun sequence contains the following:
- the LOC123889129 gene encoding MATH domain and coiled-coil domain-containing protein At3g58220-like, with the protein product MPKSDKEYREQRELVEKENQESNDEIYEKFTWKIDNFSRLTNKVYHEHFVLAGYPWRVNLYPLGIHVVKSLSIYLEAMQTANMSQGWSRDVKFKLIVFDQLNTNRTITKDFDHEFNAKVNDKGSKSFMTLTELHNPNNGFLVKDTCIIGVEVFVRKSTHEKRVNQTVNLTTSLESHQTGHMEVETHSPFRDADDAELVFTLLGRVLHFLNIRKVKDMNEQACKELQDLWDELVEFRYDLTWLEPRVQSALGMKSYVERAMEVEKLKENVVVLKLETERLEAKLVAAEVNLEVERELLKEKGFKEMDLDSKLGCGSWRP
- the LOC123889158 gene encoding MATH domain and coiled-coil domain-containing protein At3g58360-like, with amino-acid sequence MERGQSSVEKYEKFTWKIENFSRFNIREEVYSEPFVLGGYPWMISLFPRGDGIDDHLSIYLEAVQMQTNYANMSNGWSRDVKFKLVVFNQLDSYMNITLTDGDLFFPSLQNARSNDKFNSSATSLGYKSCITLDELYDPNNGFIVNDSCIVGAEVFVCESTPDEPVIQAANLCSTSPTGYIKVEVPMPNPEVEGSKEDSTKDADAELVSAALGRVLYFLKTRKVKDMNEQACKELQVLWDELKKFQFDLTWLEPHVQSALGMKSFVEKSLHVEKLKEDMVVLKEKLSSAEVNLDGEIDLLKEKGFKEIGLDSELGCGSWRP
- the LOC123889160 gene encoding uncharacterized protein LOC123889160, translating into MTIISEEENGHDFSAKEEDWGFLSFMELTDHDPERGFILNDACIVGAEVYVCNSSHEKKVNQPVKLTVSLSQAIEVEVSVPELEGTNVETLSPVSKVVCNESTKQADVELVFAALGRVIYFLKTRKVKDMNDQACKELQVLWDELKKFQFDVTWLEPHVKYALGVKSYVEKALEAEKLKENMVVLELGMERLKAKSFAAEVNLDAETNLLKAKGFVKIDLDSQLEYV